The following are from one region of the Acidobacteriota bacterium genome:
- a CDS encoding DUF481 domain-containing protein: protein MRKRAKRMIALLGLLLAAGSGPRADELYTRGGEHLSGTVVSESAETVAFRSSAFGVLTVPRSAIARLERGASPAPTAAVPTEPAAAVEAGAPAQGSGAVSPAPPAPAPLAGPASGADAVDAARTRSMEKAFLRILQPFRGWQTVFRFGLMMRRGRDSDVTLDLGYRTEKTIPGNREYLLTFSYYRKDDVNADGSRKAKDDNLDGGFRFRRYLRPRWFFQANTNYYRDPIVNLLNEANQVFGVGYWLLKGGRVRLSVGPFAGVQYAEYTTSRGWHFVAGVFQDLDCKLPFAFRAREVFFYLQDPRNAYNHMLRFNLEISQPLSRVVSLGFVWDYTFAGESGGNVSRNQHRLGLNLGVHF from the coding sequence ATGAGAAAACGTGCGAAGCGGATGATAGCTCTCTTGGGTCTCCTGCTCGCCGCCGGGTCGGGCCCGCGGGCCGACGAACTCTACACCCGCGGCGGCGAACACCTGTCGGGGACGGTTGTCTCGGAATCGGCGGAGACCGTGGCGTTCCGCTCCAGCGCCTTCGGGGTGCTGACGGTGCCCCGGTCCGCCATCGCCCGCCTGGAACGGGGCGCCTCCCCGGCCCCGACGGCGGCCGTCCCCACGGAACCGGCCGCCGCCGTAGAGGCGGGCGCACCCGCTCAAGGATCCGGGGCTGTCTCCCCCGCGCCCCCCGCCCCGGCGCCGTTGGCCGGACCCGCTTCCGGGGCGGACGCCGTCGACGCGGCCCGGACCCGGTCGATGGAAAAGGCGTTCCTCCGCATTCTTCAACCCTTCCGGGGGTGGCAGACCGTCTTCCGCTTCGGCCTGATGATGCGAAGGGGAAGGGACAGCGACGTCACCCTCGACCTGGGCTACCGCACCGAAAAGACCATCCCCGGAAACCGGGAGTACCTGCTCACCTTCAGTTATTACCGGAAGGACGACGTCAACGCGGACGGCTCGCGAAAGGCCAAGGACGACAACCTGGACGGCGGGTTCCGCTTCCGGCGGTACCTCCGGCCGCGGTGGTTCTTCCAGGCCAACACCAACTACTACCGGGACCCCATCGTCAATTTGCTCAACGAGGCCAACCAGGTCTTCGGGGTCGGGTACTGGCTGCTCAAGGGCGGACGTGTTCGGCTCTCCGTCGGACCCTTCGCCGGGGTCCAGTACGCCGAGTACACCACGAGCCGGGGCTGGCACTTCGTCGCCGGGGTCTTCCAGGACCTGGACTGCAAACTGCCCTTCGCGTTCCGGGCCCGGGAGGTTTTCTTCTACCTCCAGGACCCCCGGAACGCCTATAACCACATGCTCCGGTTCAATCTCGAGATCAGCCAGCCGCTCAGCCGGGTGGTCTCCCTCGGCTTCGTCTGGGATTACACCTTCGCGGGGGAATCGGGCGGGAACGTTTCGAGGAACCAGCACCGTCTGGGCCTGAACCTGGGGGTGCACTTCTGA
- a CDS encoding mechanosensitive ion channel has product MNRRRLPVVPMVLTIFVVLAVWPAGQSPSKTPPNPPLHTAASAVTAEPSPAPGTLTPVTAGPSPLPEPVTPPATLEAIPVEPLPGPKQSHTKEARPEPAGIVVANRTVAVLRCEWRGYSPAQRAAAAMDRIAELVEADVTGPVRLARVGDEQRVFIADKAVFNLHEGDLDLLLEQTLEQAGAETESRLREALEAIREQRRPRIVLEGVALSLLAVVICAFLAWLCVKGYRRLDTRFADLSPERLKDLDEEVGKILVRPLRMVLNMVYRLALVVAVVALVNMCVTFCLRRFPLTRPWGDEARGVVLNALAFVGRGVWAALPGLLVVVIIVFLARLVSRFIRFAFTLVEQRGVSVPCLNLYPDTAPSMRRLIMIVLWALTLVLVYPYLPGSDSEVFKALGIFAGLLISLGSSGLVSQLISGFILVFSRVFTVGDYVRVGEVEGTVTTIGMVSTKVRTIQREEVNIPNNVLLGGTSTNFSRLVEDKGVIVYTSVTIGYDTPWRQVHAMLLEAVARTAGLKKEPAPFVIQTALSDFYVEYQVNAYLQQADQRIFVLAELHARIQDTFNENGVQIMSPHYLGDPAGPKVVPPANWHAPPARSGGEDHHPRLPKD; this is encoded by the coding sequence ATGAACCGGAGACGCCTGCCTGTCGTGCCGATGGTTCTGACGATTTTCGTTGTTCTCGCGGTTTGGCCGGCGGGGCAGTCCCCCTCGAAAACCCCACCGAATCCGCCCCTGCATACCGCCGCCTCCGCGGTCACGGCCGAACCCTCGCCGGCTCCCGGAACCCTGACGCCCGTCACGGCGGGACCCTCCCCGCTGCCGGAACCCGTCACCCCGCCGGCCACGTTGGAAGCGATCCCCGTCGAGCCCCTTCCCGGGCCGAAACAGTCCCATACCAAAGAGGCAAGGCCGGAACCGGCCGGGATCGTCGTCGCCAACCGGACCGTCGCGGTGCTCCGGTGCGAGTGGCGCGGCTACTCCCCCGCCCAGCGGGCCGCCGCCGCCATGGATCGCATCGCCGAACTGGTCGAAGCGGACGTGACGGGACCCGTGCGGCTGGCCCGGGTCGGTGACGAGCAGCGGGTGTTCATCGCGGACAAGGCCGTGTTCAACCTGCACGAAGGAGACCTGGACCTCCTCCTGGAGCAGACGCTCGAGCAAGCCGGCGCGGAGACGGAGAGCCGTCTCCGGGAGGCCCTGGAGGCCATCCGGGAACAGCGCCGGCCCCGGATCGTCCTCGAAGGGGTCGCCCTGTCCCTCCTGGCCGTCGTGATCTGCGCGTTCCTGGCGTGGCTGTGCGTGAAAGGTTACCGGCGCCTGGACACCCGTTTCGCGGACCTCTCCCCGGAGCGCCTGAAGGACCTGGACGAGGAGGTGGGCAAGATCCTGGTACGGCCGCTCCGGATGGTCCTGAACATGGTGTACCGGCTGGCCCTCGTCGTCGCCGTCGTCGCCCTGGTGAACATGTGCGTGACGTTCTGCCTGCGCCGTTTCCCGTTGACCCGCCCCTGGGGGGACGAGGCCCGGGGGGTGGTCCTCAACGCCCTCGCCTTCGTCGGCCGAGGCGTCTGGGCCGCCTTGCCCGGACTGCTCGTCGTTGTCATCATCGTGTTCCTGGCCCGTCTGGTCTCGCGCTTCATCCGCTTCGCCTTCACCCTCGTCGAGCAGCGCGGCGTCTCCGTCCCCTGTCTCAACCTCTACCCCGACACCGCCCCGTCCATGCGCCGCCTCATCATGATCGTCCTCTGGGCCCTCACCCTGGTGCTGGTGTACCCTTATCTCCCCGGGAGCGACTCGGAGGTTTTCAAGGCCCTGGGGATCTTCGCGGGGTTGCTGATCTCGCTGGGGTCGTCCGGGTTGGTCTCCCAGCTCATCAGCGGCTTCATCCTGGTTTTCTCCCGCGTCTTCACGGTCGGGGACTACGTGCGGGTCGGCGAGGTGGAGGGCACGGTGACCACCATCGGGATGGTGTCCACCAAGGTCCGGACCATCCAGCGCGAAGAGGTGAACATCCCCAACAACGTGCTCCTGGGCGGCACTTCCACGAATTTTTCCCGGTTGGTGGAGGACAAGGGGGTGATCGTCTACACCAGCGTCACCATCGGCTACGACACCCCGTGGCGCCAGGTCCACGCCATGCTGCTGGAGGCCGTCGCCCGCACCGCCGGGCTGAAGAAGGAGCCGGCCCCCTTCGTCATCCAGACCGCCTTGTCGGACTTCTACGTGGAGTACCAGGTGAACGCCTACCTGCAGCAGGCCGACCAGCGGATCTTCGTCCTGGCGGAGCTGCACGCCCGCATCCAGGACACCTTCAACGAGAACGGCGTCCAGATCATGTCGCCCCATTACCTCGGCGACCCCGCCGGGCCGAAAGTGGTCCCCCCGGCGAACTGGCACGCCCCGCCCGCCCGTTCGGGCGGGGAGGACCATCATCCCCGGCTTCCGAAAGATTGA
- a CDS encoding DUF2252 domain-containing protein translates to MKKKPSKTSPGPEVPSFTHHLSRDERLALGKGLRGACPRAAHAKRKAPAGRPDPVDLVLAAEEGRLPELLPLRHGRMVRSAFTFYRGAALHMATDLANTPNSGFRVQCGGDSHLCNFGAFATPERQVIFSINDLDETLPAPWEWDVKRLAASFVVGCRDNGLSEAAAREAALRCVRSYREHMAEFSTMRVLDLWYLALDSDTLITTLKDDRLRRRAIRRLEKERGKTIAEDVFPKLADAESRKPLIRDQRPTIFHWKGHTPGEIHQAVAETFARYRETLAPSCRVLLDRYEIKDAAIKVVGVGSVGTACWIVLLQAGEGDPLFLQVKEARASVLEAFAGPSVFPNHGQRVVNGQRLMQPASDIFLGWMEGPTGLHFYVRQLRDCKISFAVETFGKAEMYQYAMWCGWALALCHARGSDPAVITGYLGRGDAFDEAVADFSLAYADQNEKDYTALAKAVRSGRIEALIEEED, encoded by the coding sequence ATGAAAAAGAAACCCTCGAAAACCAGCCCGGGGCCGGAAGTCCCGTCGTTCACCCACCACCTTTCCCGTGACGAGCGGCTCGCCCTGGGCAAGGGCCTGCGGGGAGCCTGCCCGCGGGCCGCGCACGCGAAGAGGAAGGCGCCCGCCGGGCGACCCGACCCGGTGGACCTGGTGCTGGCGGCGGAAGAGGGCCGGCTCCCTGAACTGCTCCCCCTGCGCCACGGGCGCATGGTCCGATCGGCCTTCACCTTCTACCGGGGGGCGGCCCTCCACATGGCCACGGACCTGGCGAACACGCCGAACTCGGGGTTCCGCGTGCAGTGCGGCGGGGACTCGCACCTGTGCAACTTCGGCGCGTTCGCCACGCCGGAACGGCAGGTCATCTTCTCCATCAACGACCTCGACGAGACCCTCCCGGCACCCTGGGAGTGGGACGTCAAGCGGCTCGCGGCCAGCTTCGTGGTGGGCTGCCGGGACAACGGCCTCTCCGAGGCGGCGGCCCGGGAGGCGGCCCTCCGGTGCGTCCGCTCCTACCGCGAGCACATGGCCGAGTTCAGCACGATGCGCGTGCTGGACCTCTGGTATCTGGCCCTGGATTCGGATACCCTGATCACCACCCTAAAGGACGACCGGTTACGTCGCCGGGCCATCCGGCGGCTGGAGAAGGAACGCGGAAAGACCATCGCCGAAGATGTCTTCCCCAAGCTGGCGGACGCGGAGAGCAGGAAGCCGCTCATCCGCGACCAGCGCCCGACGATCTTCCACTGGAAGGGTCACACGCCGGGGGAGATCCACCAGGCCGTCGCGGAGACCTTCGCCCGGTACCGGGAAACCCTGGCGCCGTCCTGCCGTGTGCTGCTCGACCGCTACGAGATCAAGGACGCCGCCATCAAGGTGGTGGGCGTGGGGAGCGTGGGCACGGCCTGCTGGATCGTCCTGCTCCAGGCCGGCGAGGGGGACCCCCTCTTCCTCCAGGTCAAGGAAGCGCGCGCCTCGGTGCTGGAGGCCTTCGCGGGCCCGAGCGTTTTCCCCAACCACGGCCAGCGGGTGGTGAACGGCCAGCGCCTCATGCAGCCCGCCAGCGACATCTTTCTCGGGTGGATGGAGGGGCCCACGGGCCTTCACTTCTACGTCCGCCAGTTGCGGGACTGCAAGATCAGCTTCGCCGTGGAGACCTTCGGGAAGGCGGAGATGTATCAATACGCCATGTGGTGCGGCTGGGCCCTGGCGCTCTGTCACGCGCGGGGCAGCGACCCCGCGGTGATCACCGGCTACCTGGGGCGCGGCGACGCGTTCGACGAGGCGGTCGCCGACTTTTCGCTGGCCTACGCCGACCAGAACGAGAAGGACTACACCGCCCTGGCGAAAGCGGTCCGAAGTGGAAGAATCGAGGCGCTCATCGAGGAGGAGGATTGA
- a CDS encoding MBL fold metallo-hydrolase produces the protein MLLLALMAATGLCAAAQGARQDKTAKAAGKPGTPLPALAYEGGTKAITRTPVVGTPKREYPEVFVPGEETLADGELRVTVLGSGNPWPTRAQASASVLVEVGNPERDVLVFDLGTGSLANYASLKLPVNKIDKVFITHLHADHMSDILTLSGSFAKVGRADGPVYVWGPSGTEPRLGTKHFCESIEEALAWDTAAGYGPINPDSMRIVGSEFDYSKTQVVYEKNGVKVTAFPVVHCISGAVGYRIDFAGVSLGFSGDTRPCWPLVKACKGVDVLIHECFPPAAALAAASGLSIERATIALNAAHTSPKAAGKVFSLVKPRVAVLWHTLLSPTVVPLLFSELREVYDGPVVQAEDLTVINITREAVVSRQAKVAAQLPPIPGKQRVEFTPTQVPPPEWWKEALIPLD, from the coding sequence ATGCTCCTGCTGGCCTTGATGGCGGCAACCGGCTTGTGTGCCGCGGCTCAGGGGGCAAGGCAGGACAAGACCGCCAAGGCGGCCGGGAAGCCGGGCACCCCGTTGCCGGCACTGGCTTACGAAGGCGGAACCAAGGCGATCACCCGGACGCCAGTCGTCGGCACGCCGAAGCGGGAATACCCGGAGGTATTCGTACCGGGCGAAGAGACGCTCGCGGACGGCGAGCTGCGCGTGACGGTGCTCGGCAGCGGGAATCCCTGGCCGACACGCGCCCAGGCCTCGGCCAGCGTCCTGGTCGAAGTCGGCAATCCCGAGCGCGACGTTCTGGTCTTCGACCTCGGGACCGGCTCCCTCGCGAACTATGCGAGTCTGAAACTGCCCGTGAACAAGATCGACAAGGTGTTCATCACGCACCTGCACGCCGACCACATGAGCGACATCCTCACGCTGAGCGGCAGCTTTGCCAAGGTGGGGCGGGCGGACGGTCCGGTCTACGTGTGGGGGCCCAGCGGAACGGAGCCCCGCCTGGGCACGAAGCATTTCTGCGAGTCGATCGAGGAAGCGCTGGCGTGGGACACCGCGGCCGGATACGGGCCCATCAATCCGGACAGCATGAGGATCGTGGGGTCGGAGTTCGACTACAGCAAGACCCAGGTCGTCTACGAGAAGAACGGCGTGAAAGTGACGGCATTTCCCGTCGTCCACTGCATCAGCGGCGCCGTGGGCTATCGCATCGACTTCGCCGGTGTGTCGCTGGGCTTCTCCGGCGACACGCGCCCGTGCTGGCCGCTCGTGAAAGCCTGCAAGGGCGTCGACGTCCTCATCCACGAGTGCTTCCCGCCGGCGGCGGCGCTCGCGGCGGCATCGGGCCTCTCGATCGAGCGGGCGACGATTGCGCTCAATGCCGCGCACACCTCGCCCAAGGCCGCCGGCAAGGTTTTTAGCCTGGTGAAACCTCGCGTGGCCGTGCTCTGGCACACCCTGCTGTCGCCGACGGTGGTCCCTTTACTCTTCTCGGAACTCCGCGAGGTGTACGACGGTCCGGTCGTCCAGGCCGAAGACCTGACGGTGATCAACATCACCCGGGAGGCCGTCGTCTCCCGGCAGGCCAAGGTGGCTGCCCAGTTGCCGCCGATCCCGGGCAAGCAGCGCGTGGAATTCACGCCCACCCAGGTGCCGCCTCCCGAGTGGTGGAAAGAGGCGCTCATCCCGCTCGATTGA
- a CDS encoding transporter has translation MRIDAPEKPAARAALNGLGTVTVSGGRFAKHPFRALAMVCLLLAAGATAIAQELEPRAYQTFPTGVNVLTCGYAWSRGGVLSDPNLPLQDVQADVHSGVLGYMRSFSLAGRSASVSLLVPYAFGTAEGLVYEERNSTRREGLADPRVRFAVNLLGGPALSPKEFRNYRQKTNLGVSLTVAAPLGQYDPTRLINLGTNRWAFKPEVGVSHARGKWLLEGYVGVWMFTANADFFGGQLREQSPVTNVQGHVGYAFGKGWMAMFNANYYIGGRIVVDGVRLMDLQRNSRIGGTLFIPLAPAHSLKVSVSRGAYTAVGADFTTLTVAYNYRWF, from the coding sequence GTGAGGATCGACGCCCCGGAGAAGCCCGCAGCGCGGGCTGCCTTGAATGGCCTCGGCACCGTGACCGTTTCGGGAGGCCGTTTCGCGAAACACCCTTTCCGCGCCCTCGCGATGGTCTGCCTGCTCCTGGCCGCCGGGGCGACGGCGATTGCCCAGGAACTGGAACCGCGCGCCTACCAGACCTTCCCCACGGGGGTGAACGTCCTCACCTGCGGCTACGCCTGGTCCCGAGGCGGCGTGCTGTCGGACCCGAACCTTCCCCTGCAGGACGTCCAGGCGGACGTGCACAGCGGGGTCCTCGGTTACATGCGCTCGTTCTCCCTGGCCGGCCGCTCGGCCAGCGTCAGCCTCCTCGTCCCTTACGCCTTCGGGACCGCCGAGGGCCTGGTCTACGAAGAGCGCAATAGCACCCGGCGGGAGGGCCTGGCGGACCCGCGGGTCCGTTTCGCCGTGAACCTCCTGGGGGGGCCGGCGCTGTCGCCGAAGGAGTTCCGGAACTACCGGCAGAAGACCAACCTGGGGGTCAGCCTGACGGTGGCGGCGCCGCTGGGGCAGTACGACCCGACCCGGCTCATCAACCTCGGCACCAACCGCTGGGCCTTCAAGCCGGAGGTGGGCGTTTCCCACGCCCGGGGCAAGTGGCTGCTGGAAGGATACGTCGGGGTCTGGATGTTCACCGCCAACGCCGACTTCTTCGGTGGGCAGTTGCGGGAACAGAGCCCGGTCACCAACGTCCAGGGCCACGTGGGGTACGCCTTCGGAAAGGGCTGGATGGCGATGTTCAACGCCAATTACTACATCGGCGGCCGGATCGTCGTCGACGGCGTCCGGTTGATGGACCTGCAGCGCAACTCGCGCATCGGAGGCACGCTGTTCATCCCGCTGGCCCCGGCGCACTCGCTGAAGGTCAGCGTCTCCCGGGGCGCCTACACCGCGGTCGGGGCGGATTTCACGACCCTGACCGTGGCGTACAACTACCGGTGGTTCTGA
- a CDS encoding sulfatase-like hydrolase/transferase: MDQTAKRFARLAAAAGVVLTGGAPQALLGQESLPFPPKPSGSIAGRTMQESTYNPLPEPRRLPAGTPNILIVLADDVGFGQASTYGGEINTPTLSRIAKQGITYNRFHTTAMSSPTRAALLTGRNHERVGAGQIAEFANDWDGYSGVQPKSSAMIPEVLKAYGYHTAAWGKWHNTPANETTAAGPFDNWPTGYGFEYFYGFLAGEASQYEPNMVRNTTVVHPNKPKDGKRYHLSEDICDDAIQWLQQHKAFMPGKPFFMYWAPGASHGPHHVPKEWADKYKGKFDDGWDQYRERVFARQKALGVIPPDAKLTPRPDTLPAWDSIPEAEKPFQRRLMEVFAGFTEHMDAQVGRLVDEIERLGYGDNTLILYIWGDNGASAEGQNGTISELLAQNSIPTTIDMHLKTLESLGGLDALGSEKTDNMYHAGWAWAGSTPYRSTKLVAAHFGGTRNPLAVRWPAKIKPDAVPRSQFLHVVDVVPTLYDVVGIQPPRVVNGIPQDPFDGVSFASTFNDAKAKEVRHTQYFEIMGSRGVYQDGWFACTMGPRIPWVPGIPKGFLDEKRQLAWTPDNDQWELYDLTRDWTQSDDLAARMPEKLAQMKEVFTMEFAKNKGFPVGGGLFTVLVRPDLGPASPYTEWTFSGNITRMPELTAPKLGNRENRVTIDADLPADANGVLYALGAFSGGLSCFLKDGRLCYEYNLFEIQRTQIRSAEKLPAGKAKIEVETRYTEKKPGGPLEVVLKVNGREVARGRVPISAPVLFTANDCLDIGTDLGSPVSPDYFDQAPFAFNGRIDNVNVQYTPAR; the protein is encoded by the coding sequence TCCTGGCGGACGACGTGGGGTTCGGCCAGGCCAGCACCTACGGCGGGGAGATCAACACCCCGACCCTGAGCCGGATCGCGAAACAGGGCATCACGTACAACCGGTTCCACACCACCGCCATGAGTTCGCCCACGCGGGCGGCCCTGCTGACCGGGCGGAACCACGAGCGGGTGGGCGCGGGCCAGATCGCGGAGTTCGCCAACGACTGGGACGGCTACTCCGGCGTTCAGCCGAAGAGCAGCGCCATGATCCCGGAAGTGCTCAAGGCCTACGGCTACCACACCGCCGCCTGGGGCAAATGGCACAACACCCCCGCCAACGAAACCACCGCCGCCGGGCCCTTCGACAATTGGCCCACCGGCTACGGTTTCGAGTACTTCTACGGGTTCCTGGCGGGCGAGGCGTCGCAGTACGAGCCGAACATGGTCCGGAACACCACCGTCGTCCACCCGAACAAGCCCAAGGACGGCAAGCGGTACCACCTCAGCGAGGACATCTGCGACGACGCCATCCAATGGCTTCAGCAGCACAAGGCCTTCATGCCCGGGAAGCCCTTCTTCATGTACTGGGCGCCGGGTGCCAGCCACGGTCCGCACCACGTGCCGAAGGAGTGGGCCGACAAGTACAAGGGCAAATTCGACGACGGCTGGGACCAGTACCGCGAGCGGGTGTTCGCCCGGCAGAAGGCCCTGGGGGTCATCCCCCCGGACGCCAAACTGACGCCGCGCCCCGACACCCTGCCCGCGTGGGACTCGATCCCCGAGGCCGAGAAACCCTTCCAGCGCCGGCTCATGGAAGTCTTCGCCGGCTTCACCGAGCACATGGACGCCCAGGTCGGCCGCCTGGTGGACGAGATCGAACGCCTGGGCTACGGCGACAACACTCTCATCCTGTACATCTGGGGCGACAACGGCGCCTCGGCGGAAGGCCAGAACGGCACCATCAGCGAACTGCTGGCCCAGAACAGCATCCCCACCACCATCGACATGCATCTCAAGACCCTGGAGTCCCTGGGCGGGCTCGACGCCCTCGGGTCGGAGAAGACCGACAACATGTACCACGCCGGATGGGCCTGGGCGGGGAGCACGCCGTACAGGTCCACCAAGCTCGTGGCCGCGCACTTCGGCGGGACCCGCAACCCCCTGGCCGTCCGCTGGCCCGCGAAGATCAAGCCCGATGCCGTGCCGCGTTCCCAGTTCCTGCACGTCGTCGACGTGGTGCCGACCCTCTACGACGTGGTCGGCATCCAGCCGCCGCGGGTGGTGAACGGAATTCCCCAGGACCCCTTCGACGGCGTCAGCTTCGCCTCCACCTTCAACGACGCGAAGGCGAAGGAGGTCCGGCACACCCAGTACTTCGAAATCATGGGCAGCCGCGGCGTCTACCAGGACGGCTGGTTCGCCTGCACCATGGGGCCGCGCATCCCCTGGGTGCCCGGCATCCCGAAGGGCTTCCTGGACGAGAAAAGGCAGCTCGCCTGGACCCCGGACAACGACCAGTGGGAACTCTACGACCTGACCCGGGACTGGACCCAGTCGGACGACCTGGCCGCCCGGATGCCGGAGAAGCTCGCGCAGATGAAGGAAGTCTTCACCATGGAGTTTGCCAAAAACAAGGGCTTTCCGGTGGGCGGCGGCCTGTTCACGGTCCTGGTGCGCCCGGACCTCGGCCCGGCCTCTCCTTACACGGAGTGGACCTTCTCCGGCAACATCACGCGCATGCCCGAGTTGACGGCGCCCAAGCTCGGGAACCGGGAAAACCGGGTCACCATCGACGCCGACCTCCCCGCCGACGCGAACGGCGTGCTCTATGCGCTGGGCGCCTTCTCCGGCGGCCTGTCCTGCTTCCTGAAGGACGGCCGGCTCTGTTACGAATACAACCTTTTCGAGATCCAGCGCACCCAGATCAGGTCCGCGGAGAAACTGCCCGCCGGCAAGGCGAAGATCGAGGTCGAGACCCGGTACACGGAGAAAAAACCGGGCGGACCGCTCGAGGTCGTTCTGAAGGTGAATGGCCGGGAGGTTGCCCGGGGCCGGGTGCCCATCAGTGCGCCGGTGCTGTTCACGGCCAACGACTGCCTCGACATCGGCACGGACCTGGGGTCGCCGGTGTCCCCCGACTATTTCGACCAGGCGCCGTTCGCGTTCAACGGACGGATCGACAACGTGAACGTCCAGTACACGCCGGCCAGGTAG
- a CDS encoding DUF202 domain-containing protein, translating into MDTTHSDEPSRTTQLAEDRTQLAEDRTQLAEDRTKMAVYRTHLALERTTLAWVRTTLTMASFGFGLVAFFRSLRQSYQNLEAIRLHQVAIWFGAALVVVGIVAMVCAGVSHGLTLRRLRRGETLTPSRLSLSITLAALLAVGGLWGLLSLLAR; encoded by the coding sequence ATGGACACAACACACAGCGACGAGCCGAGCCGGACCACCCAACTGGCCGAGGACCGCACGCAGTTGGCCGAGGACCGCACGCAACTGGCCGAGGACCGCACGAAAATGGCGGTCTACCGGACCCATCTCGCCCTCGAGCGGACCACCCTGGCTTGGGTCCGGACCACCCTGACCATGGCCTCCTTCGGCTTCGGCCTGGTCGCCTTTTTCCGCTCCCTGCGGCAGTCCTACCAGAACCTGGAGGCGATCCGGCTGCACCAGGTTGCGATCTGGTTCGGCGCGGCGCTGGTGGTGGTCGGGATCGTGGCCATGGTCTGCGCGGGGGTGTCGCACGGGCTCACCCTGCGCCGGCTCCGGCGGGGTGAAACCCTGACTCCGTCGCGGTTGTCGCTCAGCATCACCTTAGCCGCCCTGCTCGCGGTGGGCGGCTTGTGGGGGCTGCTTTCCCTTCTGGCCCGCTGA